The Agrobacterium vitis region AATCGGTCGGCGAGATTGCGCTACCCTTCCTGCATGGACGGCCGCATTCACTTTATTCCTTTGGCTACGCCGTCTATTATTCCACCACACCCTGATATTTGGCACGCCCTGAAATTTCGATTTGGCAAAAAAATCGCAATGCCTCTTGATAGATTTTATCTAAGATATATCTTAGACCTATAAAAACCTATCGGAGATACACAATGCGATTTTCTCATTCACACGAATACCAGGGCGACCATGGTGGCAGACACGGTCATCCGCTTGCCGACCTGATGCACGCGATGCGTGGCGGTCCCTTTGGACATAAAGGGCCGGACGGCAAACATGGGCGCGGACGCGATGGCGAACGCCGCCGGATGTTTGAGACCGGTGAGTTGCGACTGGTGCTATTGAAGCTGATTTCGGAACTGCCGCGCCATGGCTATGACCTGATCCGCGAAATCGAGCGGCTGTCGGGCGGTGCCTATGCGCCCAGCCCCGGCGTGATCTATCCGACCATGACCCTATTGCTGGATATGGGCCTGGCCGAGGAACAACAGACCGAGGGCGCCCGCAAATTGCTGGGCATTACCGAGGCTGGAAAAATCCACCTCGACGACAATGCAGAAGCGGTAGAGATTGCCATCGCCCGGCTGACCGCCCTTGCCAAATTGACCGAGCGCACTGACACCGGACCGGTGCGCCGGGCAATCCATAATTTGCGCGCCGTGATCCATGACCGGCTCGCCCAGGACGACGTGTCGCGCGAGACGCAATTGGACGTCGCCCGCATTCTCGATGAAGCAGCCAGCAAGATTGAAAGGCTTTGACCATGCCCAAAACCATTGCCACCATCCCGACCCAAAACGGCTGGAAATATGTCCAGCAACTCTGCAAGCATTGGAGCCACAAGCTGACCGTCGAGCTTGGCGACAACCAGGGTACAGTGACCTTCGACACGGCCACCGCCGTGATGACCTGCGACGAGGCAGGACTGACGGTCACCATCGAGGCAGAAAACGACGAGTTGCTGGAGCGCTACAAAGGCGTGGTCTCCAGCCATCTCGACCGCTTCGCCTTCCGCGAAGCGCCCCTGCCCTTCGACTGGAAGCCTGCGTGAACCAAACTTATTCGCGATAGTGATCGCGCAGCCAATCCAGCGCCTTGCCCAAAACCTCCACCGCCTGATCGACCTCGGCACGGGAGATAATAAACGGTGGCGAAAACAGCATGCGGTCGCCGGTGGCGCGGACAATCACGCCACCCGCGACGCAATGATTGCGCACTTGCGCGCCGACATCATCGGGCTTGGCGAAGCGACGGCGCGATGCCTTGTCCGCTGTCAGTTGCACTGCGCCGATCAGCCCAAGGCTGACCACTTCCCCCACCATCTGATGATCGGCAAGCGAAGCCAGCGCCGTCGCGAAATACGGGCCGATATCGTCGCGCACCCGCTCCACCAGCTTTTCCTCTTCCAGGATGCGGATATTTTCCAATGCCGCCGCCGCGCAGACTGGATGGCCGGAATAGGTGTAGCCGTGATTGAAATCGCCGACCTCATTGATCAGCACTTCGGCCACCCGATCCGAGACCAGCACGCCACCGACCGGCAGGTAGCCTGACGATAGGCCCTTGGCAATCGGAGCCAGATCCGGCTCAAAACCGAAATGCTGATAGCCGAACCAGCTACCCAACCGGCCAAAGCCGCAGATCACTTCATCCGAGACCAAGAGAACGTCATAGTGCTTGCAGATCCGGACAATCTCCGGCCAATAGGTCTGCGGCGGAATGATCACGCCGCCCGCTCCTTGCACCGGCTCGGCCACGAAAGCCGCAACGTTTTCGGCACCCAATTCCAGAATTTTCGCTTCCAACTCCTGCGCGGCCTTCAAGCCAAACTCGTCAGGCGACAGGGTGCCGCCCTCACCATACCAATAGGGCTGGTTGATGTGGTGAATGCCCTCGATCGGCAGATTGCCCTGTTCATGCATATATTTCATGCCGCCTAGCGAAGCGCCCGCAACGGTCGAGCCGTGATAGCCATTCTTACGGGCGATCACCTGGGTCTTGCTGGGGTGGCCGAGCGCCTTCCAATAGACCCGCGCCAGGCGAAACCATGTATCGGTTGCCTCGGAGCCCGAATTTGTGAAGAACACATGGTTCATCTGCGGCCCAGCCAGGCTGGTCACCTTCTGCGCCAGCAACGTCGCCGGTGGCGTGGTGGAGCCGAAAAACGTGTTGTAATACGGCAATTCCTGCATTTGCACATAGGCGGCATCGGCAATCGACTTGCGACCGTAGCCGACATTGACGCACCACAGCCCGCCAAACGCATCCAGATATTTCTTGCCCGTCGCATCCCATATATGGACGCCTTCGGCTCGCTCAATAATGCGGACACCCGCTTCATTCAGTTTTTTGGTGTCGTTGAACGGGTGCAGATGATGGGCGGCATCGATGGCGGCAAGATTGGAAAGGGCGGCGGGTTTCTCGTTCATGGCAGGCTTCCTGTGGCGGCGGTGTCGCATTGAAAGGCGGCAATTTATCCGCTACGACCATGACGATATGCCCCAGCTTTGGCAAGAACCGCCAAGGGCTGGCAGACCTCTTTCGAAAGCCCGCCATGACCCAGATCGACGCCTCCACCAGCACCGCTTCCGACCCGCAGGCCCGGATCGAAATCCTGCTGGTTGGCATGAATGGCGACCTGCGCGGCAAGATGATCCCGCTCAATGCCGAGGATAAGGTCTGGAAAAACAGCGTCCGCCTGCCCGCGTCTACGCAGTCGCTGGATATCTGGGGCGATGATAATGACGACCTGACCGGCATTTCGCTGACGCTGGGCGATCCCGATGGCCTGTGCATTCCCGACAAGCGTTCGCTTAGCCCCATGCCCTGGGCGCCGGCAGGCTCCAGACAGGTGCTGGCCACCATGCATACACTTCAGGGCCAGCCGCATTTCGTCTGCCCGCGCGCCATTCTGGCCCGGGTGCTGGAGCGGTTTACGGCATTGGGTCTCACGCCCGTCGTGGCGACCGAGCTGGAATTTTACGTGATGGAAGATGATTGGCGCGAGACCGGTCGGCCAATGCCGCCCAAGGCGCTGACCTATCGCGGCGAGCCGAACGGCTTTCAGCTGTATGACATGCGGGCAACCGGAGCGATGGAGGATTATCTGGCCACCGTACGCGCCTATGCCGACGCCATGGGCCTGCCCGCCGATGCAACGACGGCGGAATTCGGCCCTGGCCAGTTCGAGGTCAATCTTCTGCACCGGCCCGACGCCATGGCTGCGGCGGATGACTGCATCTACCTGAAGCGCGTCGCCGAATTTGCCGCCCGCCGCCATGGGCTGAAATCCACCTGCATGGCCAAGCCCTATGGCGATCAGGCAGGCTCCGGCCTGCATGTGCATGTCAGCATTATCGATACGCAAGGCCACAATATTCTCGATGCCAAGGGCGGCGAACCGGTCAAGCTGAAATCGGTGACGGCGGGCCTGTTGCAGACCATGCGGGAAGCACAGCTGATTTTTGCGCCTTTTGCCAATTCCTATCGCCGTTTCCAGCCCGGCTCCTTTGCGCCCGACCGGATCGACTGGGGTTTCGGCCATCGCGGCACCGCGATCCGCATTCCGGATAAAGACGGCCCGGCAGCACGGATCGAGCACCGGGTGGCAGGCGCCGACGCCAATCCGCATCTGTTGCTAGCCGCCATTCTCGGCGGCATGTTGCAGGGGCTGGAGGCCGACCTCGATCCCGGCCCAGTCACCACGCCGGATGCGCCAGCCACCAGCCCGGACCTGTTGACCCACGACTTCCTGACCGCCGTCGATGCCTTCCGCACCTCGGATTTCATCGCCGATATTTTCGGTCGCCAATATCGCCAGCTCTATGGCGACACCAAGCGCAAGGAAGCGATCACCTATCTGCGTACCGTGTCGGATTTCGATTACAGGACCTATCTGCCACGCCTGTAAAAGGCGCGGCCCGTCCTCTTTGGACTTCGCGCCAGCAGAATCGCTCCGCGAAATGTGATCCCACCGAGATCGCAATCCCTATAATAAAATACTAAAATAATGCTAACACACAGAATGCAGCACCAACTTCCCCCTGAAATCGTGGGGAGGCCAGGCCAGACTGTGGAAAACATTTTGCCTTCTGCGGACAAAGCCCCTGTTGTCAGAAACCGACAATGTTTTTTTGAAGGCAGGGCTTGTTTTTTGGGCAGTTTTACCATTTGGTCAACAACCGAACGAATTCCCTACGGGCGCGGAGACAACAAGAATGACCCAGATGAAAATCAGATTGGCAACGGCAGTGCTGGCAGGTTCCCTGCTGTTTGGTGCAAGCAGTGCATTGGCGGAAGCGGTGCTTCGGCGCGGCAACGCTGCAGAGCCCAAGTCGCTCGATCCAGCCCATATCTCGATCGACATCGAAGGTCATATCATGCAGGACCTTTACGAAGGTCTCGTGGTGTTTGACAATGCCGGTAAGATTCAGCCAGGCGCTGCTGAAAGCTGGAAAATCTCTGCGGATGGCACGGTCTACACATTCAACCTCCGCAAGGATGCCAAGTGGTCTGATGGCTCGCCTCTGACGGCAGGCGACTTCGTCTTCTCCCTTCAACGTGAGGAAAATCCGAAGACAGCCGCCGAATATGCCAATATTCTTTATCCGATCAAAAATGCCCAGAAGGTCAACAAGGGTGAATTGCCCCCCGAACAGCTTGGTGTGAAGGCTGTGGATGACCACACGCTGGAAATCACCCTGGAACAGGCAACGCCATTCTTTCTGCAATTGATGACCCATTATACCTCCTTGCCGATCAGCAAGGCCAATTATGAAAAATTCGGCGACCAATTCGTCAAGCCGGGCAACATGGTGTCCAACGGCGCCTTCAAGCTGCAAGCCCATGTGCCGAATGACAGCCTGACCGTCATCAAGAATGAAAATTACTGGGATGCGAAAAACGTCAAGCTCGACAAGGTGATCTTTTACCCGATCGACGATCAGGCCGCTGCCCAGCGCCGCTATGAAGCCAAGGAACTGGATGTCAGCTACGGTCTGCCGCTTGACCAATTGAAGCGCCTCAAGGCTGCATTTGGCGCGCAAGTCCATGCCACACCGTCACTTGCAACCGAATATTACGCTTTCGACACCCGCGAAGCGCCCTATAGCGACGTGCGGGTCCGCCAGGCTCTGTCCATGGCAGTCGACCGCGATTTCGTCGCCAATGACATTCGCTCTGGCGCGGTGATCCCGGCCTATAGCTTTGTGCCGCCGGGCATGGAAGGCTATGGCACCGGCCCGCAGCCTGAATTCGCCAAGCTTTCGCAGATCGACCGCGAGGACAAGGCTGTTGAACTGATGAAAGAGGCCGGTTACGGCCAAGGCGGCAAGCCGCTGAACATCGAAATCCGCTATAACACCAATGCCGACCACGAACGGCTGGCGACCGCCATTGCCGACATGTGGAAGACAACCTTTGGTGCCACGGTCAAGCTGACCAATCTCGATGTAGCCTCGCATTACTCCTACCTGCAGGAAGGCGGCAAGTTCAACGTTGCCCGTGCGGCCTGGGCTGCCGACTATGCCGACCCGGAAAACTTCCTGGCGCTGCAAATCAGCGACAACAAGACCTTCAATTATCCCCATTGGAATAACCCGGAATTCGACGCGCTGATGGCGAAATCCTATAAGGAAACAGATCCGGCCAAGCGCATGGAGCTGATGAAACAGGCTGAAGCCATTCAGGTGAAGGAACAGCCGATCATGCCGCTTTATTTCCGGTCCAATCTGTGGATGGTCTCTGAAAACGTGCAGGGCTGGGGCGACAGTGGCGTTGATTGGCACCTCTCCAAGTATCTGAGCCTGTCCAAGTAACCTCAAAGGAGAGCGACGCGCGGGGACCGAAAGGTCTGACCGCGCGTCTGCTATTTGACCATGATCAACTTTGTTCTGCGCCGACTAATGAGCGCGATACCGACGATCTTTATCGTCGTGACCATTTCATTTTTCCTGATGCGCTTTGCGCCGGGTGGACCGTTCAGCCTCGAACGGCCATTGCCGCCGCAAACCATGGAAAACATCATCGCGACATTTCACCTCAACGATCCTTTGTGGAAGCAATATCTACATTATCTCGCCAATGCCTTCCAAGGAGATTTTGGTCCGAGCTTCGTCTACAAGGACAATACCGTTGCCCAGTTGATTTCGCAGGCGCTTCCCTATTCCATCAAGCTTGGCGGCACCGCGCTGATTATCGCGCTGATTTTAGGCGTCATTCTGGGAACAATCGCAGCGCTTCGTCAAAACGGCTGGATCGATTTTACCGTCATGTCTTTTGCGACGATTGGCATTACCGTGCCGAATTTCGTAGTCGGGCCGGTATTGACGTTGATTTTCGCCTTGATGCTGTCATGGCTTCCTGCCGGTGGCTGGGGTGATGGCTCGCTCTATTATCTGGCACTGCCGATTACCGTGCTGGCCCTGCCCCAGGTCGCCATTATCGCCCGCCTCACCCGCGGCTCGATGATCGAAGCCTTGCATACCGACCATATCCGCACGGCCCGCGCCTATGGCCTGCCTTCGCGGACGGTCATCATAACCCATGCCATGCGTGGAGCGCTGCTGCCGGTTATTTCCTATCTCGCTCCGGCAGCTGCGGCTCTTTTGACCGGCTCTGCCGTGGTCGAGAGCATTTTCACCATTCCAGGCGTCGGACGCTTCTTTGTCATCGGCGCCCTGAACCGGGACTACCCGCTGGTGATGGCAACAGTTCTGCTGGTTTCGATCTTCGTGATCGTCTTCAATCTGCTTGTCGACATCGCCTACGGCCTGCTCGATCCGAGGGTCCGCCATGACTGATACCACCATCACCTCCCCTTCGATTGAAGGCCGCAGCCTGGGCCAATTGGCGCTCCTGCGGTTCCGCCGGAACAAGGCAGCCATGGGCGGCTGTGTGATCCTGCTGCTCATTGCCCTGTTCTCTTTTGCCGGGCCTTTGTTCAGCAGCCACAGCTATGATCAGGTTTTTTCCTCCTATGTTTCTGTCCCGCCGAGCTTGAAACCCT contains the following coding sequences:
- a CDS encoding PadR family transcriptional regulator, which gives rise to MRFSHSHEYQGDHGGRHGHPLADLMHAMRGGPFGHKGPDGKHGRGRDGERRRMFETGELRLVLLKLISELPRHGYDLIREIERLSGGAYAPSPGVIYPTMTLLLDMGLAEEQQTEGARKLLGITEAGKIHLDDNAEAVEIAIARLTALAKLTERTDTGPVRRAIHNLRAVIHDRLAQDDVSRETQLDVARILDEAASKIERL
- a CDS encoding DUF2218 domain-containing protein, with the translated sequence MPKTIATIPTQNGWKYVQQLCKHWSHKLTVELGDNQGTVTFDTATAVMTCDEAGLTVTIEAENDELLERYKGVVSSHLDRFAFREAPLPFDWKPA
- a CDS encoding aspartate aminotransferase family protein encodes the protein MNEKPAALSNLAAIDAAHHLHPFNDTKKLNEAGVRIIERAEGVHIWDATGKKYLDAFGGLWCVNVGYGRKSIADAAYVQMQELPYYNTFFGSTTPPATLLAQKVTSLAGPQMNHVFFTNSGSEATDTWFRLARVYWKALGHPSKTQVIARKNGYHGSTVAGASLGGMKYMHEQGNLPIEGIHHINQPYWYGEGGTLSPDEFGLKAAQELEAKILELGAENVAAFVAEPVQGAGGVIIPPQTYWPEIVRICKHYDVLLVSDEVICGFGRLGSWFGYQHFGFEPDLAPIAKGLSSGYLPVGGVLVSDRVAEVLINEVGDFNHGYTYSGHPVCAAAALENIRILEEEKLVERVRDDIGPYFATALASLADHQMVGEVVSLGLIGAVQLTADKASRRRFAKPDDVGAQVRNHCVAGGVIVRATGDRMLFSPPFIISRAEVDQAVEVLGKALDWLRDHYRE
- a CDS encoding glutamine synthetase family protein, coding for MTQIDASTSTASDPQARIEILLVGMNGDLRGKMIPLNAEDKVWKNSVRLPASTQSLDIWGDDNDDLTGISLTLGDPDGLCIPDKRSLSPMPWAPAGSRQVLATMHTLQGQPHFVCPRAILARVLERFTALGLTPVVATELEFYVMEDDWRETGRPMPPKALTYRGEPNGFQLYDMRATGAMEDYLATVRAYADAMGLPADATTAEFGPGQFEVNLLHRPDAMAAADDCIYLKRVAEFAARRHGLKSTCMAKPYGDQAGSGLHVHVSIIDTQGHNILDAKGGEPVKLKSVTAGLLQTMREAQLIFAPFANSYRRFQPGSFAPDRIDWGFGHRGTAIRIPDKDGPAARIEHRVAGADANPHLLLAAILGGMLQGLEADLDPGPVTTPDAPATSPDLLTHDFLTAVDAFRTSDFIADIFGRQYRQLYGDTKRKEAITYLRTVSDFDYRTYLPRL
- a CDS encoding peptide ABC transporter substrate-binding protein — its product is MTQMKIRLATAVLAGSLLFGASSALAEAVLRRGNAAEPKSLDPAHISIDIEGHIMQDLYEGLVVFDNAGKIQPGAAESWKISADGTVYTFNLRKDAKWSDGSPLTAGDFVFSLQREENPKTAAEYANILYPIKNAQKVNKGELPPEQLGVKAVDDHTLEITLEQATPFFLQLMTHYTSLPISKANYEKFGDQFVKPGNMVSNGAFKLQAHVPNDSLTVIKNENYWDAKNVKLDKVIFYPIDDQAAAQRRYEAKELDVSYGLPLDQLKRLKAAFGAQVHATPSLATEYYAFDTREAPYSDVRVRQALSMAVDRDFVANDIRSGAVIPAYSFVPPGMEGYGTGPQPEFAKLSQIDREDKAVELMKEAGYGQGGKPLNIEIRYNTNADHERLATAIADMWKTTFGATVKLTNLDVASHYSYLQEGGKFNVARAAWAADYADPENFLALQISDNKTFNYPHWNNPEFDALMAKSYKETDPAKRMELMKQAEAIQVKEQPIMPLYFRSNLWMVSENVQGWGDSGVDWHLSKYLSLSK
- the oppB gene encoding oligopeptide ABC transporter permease OppB, with amino-acid sequence MINFVLRRLMSAIPTIFIVVTISFFLMRFAPGGPFSLERPLPPQTMENIIATFHLNDPLWKQYLHYLANAFQGDFGPSFVYKDNTVAQLISQALPYSIKLGGTALIIALILGVILGTIAALRQNGWIDFTVMSFATIGITVPNFVVGPVLTLIFALMLSWLPAGGWGDGSLYYLALPITVLALPQVAIIARLTRGSMIEALHTDHIRTARAYGLPSRTVIITHAMRGALLPVISYLAPAAAALLTGSAVVESIFTIPGVGRFFVIGALNRDYPLVMATVLLVSIFVIVFNLLVDIAYGLLDPRVRHD